The window AGTAGAAAATATAAAGCAATATCATGGACATCATAACATTATGGACAATGGGAGTCAATGATGgtaccatttgtttttttttaaagtttacatGATTAAgtgatttaaatgtttctgtattGACAGGTAACAAAATCTGAACTCTGAACACTGAATGAGACGAAACAAATATTCACTCTTTCTGAAAATCATTAAACAAGTCTCTTCTTTCTTATTCACTGTTTTCTACTGGAAGAAATTAAAGTACACAGACTGGGAATCTAGCAActtatattttgaaaatgtattgagAAAACAGGCCTGGTAACCTAAGGCTTTGATCCAAAGGGAATGTCAGTATATAACAGGGGTGTCTAACTCATTTTTAATGGGGGccaaactaaaaacatttaatcatgtCGCGGCCACAAATGCAGAGATAAATACTGATTAGagttttattatacatttttccaCATATGCAAGTGAATGTAGCCTatacaaacaaaatattgcTTCAGTATCCCTATTTTTAAGAATATGGTTGAACatttcataaaagaaaatgtattcaagataaaaataagataaaaaaatgtaGGTAATTTTTGGTAATGTAACTATATTGCACAAAAtgaattgaaataaatacataaattgaaataaaaacaaacacaaataaggATAGGTCTACATCACAAACTGTTAGCCTACTGTTGCTTTGCCAAGCCAGCAGCCTGAGCTCTTTTCTTTGATGCAAGAAAGTCTGCAAGTGATTATACAATAAATTCAGTCGATTTCTCTGAAAGCTGCTCTTGTAGATCGTAAGCAATCTTATCCAGTCGACTAGCCATCCTGCTGTTGCGAGACTCACACAATTGACCAGAGAAGTCTAACAAGGGCCGGATTAAAATGGATGGTGGGCCGAATGCGGCCCGCTGGCTATGAGTTTGACACATGGTATATAAGAATATGCGAAAACATTAAACTTAGTgtaaaaataatctgaaatgAACATATGTAATGGAGTGGTTAAACAAACGTTTACTAGGAGTTCAGATTGTACTACAGATTTCTCTTTAATGAATACTGTACTTGCCTGCTGCTGCTCCCTTGAGTACATCTTTTCTAAAACACCTCCCTTCATCCCATCCCAGCCTCTCTGGTTCATTCCTTACAGGTGAGAGAGATTTTGGCAGTCTTGGTCTTATGGCAAGGACTGTAACTCAGTCAGGCATGATAAAGCCGAAGACTAAAATATTAAgtgtgctttttctttatatttgtcATCTTGTCTCATTGGACTTTGACCTAACGGCTGAAAATTTGAAAATGATCTGTACACAGCAGGCTTACCAGTTCTTTGAGTGATTTCACAAGCTCTCCCACGAAATCCcatgggacacacacactcacacctagtgTCTATGATGAAAACAATGACATGAGCATGACTTTCAGATCTGTTTAATCACATTACTGCTACATTGctgatacacatacagtaagattCTAGGTATTGGGATAGATCTTTTACACACTGCATCAGTTCattctttctttaattttaggAGGAGTTAACTTTTAAATTATGTAAttaaagatttgaaaaaaacCCTTGCGTGTTAAGTGTATCATTTCTGCTAAAGAAGCCAAAATGTTGATGACAATTTTAGACAGCATGAGACTTTGAATACGTATGATACTAAACAAAATACTTGTTtattacaaacaaaatacatGCTCTAGGAATTCACAGAGAATTCAGATATTGTCTGTATCATTTCTTACTCTAtagttatatatatttattctaTAGATCAGAACAGACTTAGATCTAAACATACCACAGCGAAAATAAATCCCAAATTAAGCCTTTGGGAGCAGAGCTGAAGTTACCTTTCAGCACAGCCACTCCATTGTTGAGGCAGGGGGCACAGCGGCAGTTACTGCTCTCAGCCAGGTACTCTTCTAAGGCCCGTTTTAGGTTCCTCTTGATAATATTGGCATTAGCAAAATCTTTGGAGGTTACCAGCTCAAACAGAGGCTCTGTCTACATGGGAATAAAGGATGTCCTGAATCACTGGAGCTCAGCTTGGACCACTACCCAGTGCTGGGAATACCATTTTGTTAGATGCTATGCGGTgtcaagagatacagtatattattacacATAATACATATAGTAATACTGCTATGTCTTTTGGAAGAAAGGTCATAAAGGATTTTGAATAGTACTATTCAAATTATATGAAGTCCATCTGAAAGTTTAATGTTGCTTTCCTCATCTTATTACTAAATAATCTTTTTAATCCATATAACTAACTATGTTATCAAACAcagctgaagcctatcccagtgagcaacaggagcaaggaagggtacactctggacaggatgccagccaATTTCAGGgcacacacgctcacaccagggccagttctcccagaagacaattcacctacaagtatgtctttaataaactttaattatatagcacctttaaaagtggtttcTCAAAGTGCCATAACCGGAGGAAACCTTCCTACCCAGAAGAAGCCTGTGAGAGCAAacggaaaacatacagtacaagagcaccccagatccagaaCTAAACCAAGGGCCCTAGCACTAtggggcagcaatgctaaccactgcaccaccataccGTCCTaatcttattaatttattaaattatttttcaatgatCTGATCCAGAGCTGGAAATAATACTTCAGAAGACATTTGAATCTTCTGTAAATTGTATCTCAAGCTGTGATCAGTATGTGTTGCCTATATTACACAAAAACAGATCTATGAATGAATATTTACAATCGTACCTTGCTCTCGATGAAGTCGGGATTGTACTGCACGGCTTCTCCCCATTCCTGCATCAGTGCCGGAGTCGGCAGCTGATTATACGCCAACCTAGTGATATACTCACTGGCTCCTCCCTTCACTTCCACAATAAAATCTTCAACAAAcctcttttctgttttgctgtCTTCAGTGTCCatggaaatgaaaaatgaagtgTATAAAACAAAACGATACAGGTTAAATTACTTGAGCACacatataaatatgtattttcagtGAAATGTGTTAATGGGAAGGTATTGTTCCAAGCAGCACAGGACAGAGCCATCAAGCCTACATTTCTTATTTGTTGAGAACATGAAAATTTGAGATATTAGATTATTTAGATATTCAAGGCAAATTCCAAATTCAGAGCATATTCATTTTGAGGTAGATTTTATCAGGCTCTACAGTCCATACTGTAGTCCATACTGTGAATACTGTATTCAAAAACACTAAATCATGTCAGGGGACACAAGTGAAAAGTACAGagaaaagtgcatttaaaaccaagaatgagaggcacttctttacgcacAGGGTTATAGAAGTCTAGAAAAAGCCatccagtcatgttgttgaagctgataccacCATTGGTTCTGAGAAATGGCtgtatgagatccttggattaaaTAGTTacaaatgagctagatgggccaaatagccTTGACTTGTTAAGTCAGTCAAGCCCCTGTAATACACCTGATAGAGATAATGTGTATGAGTAGGAAGTAATGTAGTTTGTTCgggagaagaaggctccacagctgaaattttgtatttcttctattctctttttagcatggaataaacctttacttgttcctttgcagcgttcacatgctgatgcagctatttACTTAATATAGCAAAGTTGGTCTGTGATGCAATTTTTTTATCCATCATTACCAATTACTTTCCATGATTATTACTGAACAAGGATATTATgattcacaaacaaaaaaatattactaataTAATACGTAACATGGAATGGTGAATTCCATGTGTGCTGATGTCACAACCAAACCCTTGCATCCCTCCAAATCTTCCTATTACAACTGGTGTCACGTACATAGTGTTGAACGAAAAGGCGAGAACTGAAATGTAAGTATTATCTCTAAGGGAACTCTTTAAACACTAAAAGGTTTCTCCGCTGATGAGATTAATCTGTTCATTATAaagaagaccaaaaaaaaactaaggaaATGGCATTTTGGAAGCTTCATTGCAGGGCAATCACTATGTAATGCATTTATCACTTCTGACAGAAATTCATCAGGAACCCTTGACAAAACAGTTGCCTTCCTGAACCTAGTACAAATCTTGACAACTCTTATCGGATGCTTTTGTCAAATTCAATAATATTCCCTTGCAGGAGACTTCAAAGGTCCATGCAATTCAACATGTCTGTCCTATTCCCAAGGAGGAGGGAAACATTTGCATGGCAGATAAAAGATAGTCCTTAATACTGTACGTTCCTTCTCAGTGAATGTAACAATCACATTTCATTTGGCATTAACATAACCTTTGGCACATGCTTAACTGTAATCACCTGCTCCTGTTAACACAGATATATACAGAATTgtgttttcaataaaaagtaGCATCCTCTCACAGTGGGAGGATAATGGTAGCATGGGGGATGGGATCATCTATGGATGATCTGCAGAATATCAGAAAATTCCAGTTATTcctaatagaaaaaaatactattgttggaaaaaaacaccaacaaagCAAAAAATTAAGAACcccatattataaaatataaattacaacAATAGTCTTTAATTCAGAGGGGAAAAAGATTTGTTTTCAGTAAGGAATAAAGTTGCATGACAAGTCTTGAGAGATTGACAACACTTTCAGCTGTTCTTTATTTACCTCCTAGTTCCTTTAGCAGACCCCGACATCTGCCACCACCAGCTCCAAGACTCACATACAGCCCATCAATGTTAGCTCCAACTTTCAGGCCGGCTTGGACACACTTGTTTGCATCACTCAaagtaaaatctgaaacaagAATCACAAGAAATAATTGCAGGACTCCATACTCAGACTTCTTAAGTCAGTACTGTTGGAACTGTTTGTTTAACCCGGTGTTCCTGaattattgttgtattattacTCACCAagactgtgccagagaacaaagatctcaggtgcctctaattataccaatagcttgggtatattcttggcataatgtttacaatttgaaggttatgattatttatttgaattgaTTAATTTGCACAGTCATTTTCTGATATTCTCTATTTTTGTAACCCCTATTTGTAACAATTTAGGCacttaataacaacaacaacaacaattattattattatacatcaCCAGTCTGGTCTGTTCCCGTACCCCAGAGGGACCCTACCACCCTGCCACCTGGCATATAGCTTACATTTAGGAGTGGGAAGGTAACCATGAGGCTTTTTTCCAGTACTTGAGCAGGTCTCGCCACTTCAGAGGACACCAGAGGACTCTCCCTGAGTTATCCCTGAGTGCTCATAGCGAATGACCTTTCACAAGTACTGATTCTAGGAATACACCAGGTTTAGGGATCTGATGGTCTTCCTTTTCTATTTGGTGGTCTGCTAAGTGGATGTTGACAATTTTACAGACCAttttatggccagcagccatattactCCGCAACTCATAACTAGCAGCCCACTAAAacaaagcaggtgtgagcctggtcagtacctggatgggagacctccagggaaaacctaaggttgctgctgcaagaggtgttagtggggctagcaaggggtgctcaccctgtggtccatatgggtcctaatgccccagtatagtgaggaggacactatactgtaaacagatgcTGTCCtatggatgagatgtaaaaccgaggtcctaacactctgtggtcattaaaaatcccagggtgtttctcaaaaagagtaggggtgtaaacctggcatcctggccaaatttcccattggcccttacctaccatagcctcctaataatccccctctatgaattggcttcattactctgctctcctccccactgatagctaatgtgtggtgagcgttctggcgcactatggctgccatcaaatcatgcaggtggatgctgcacattggtggtggtggaggggagtcccaattacctgacaagcgctttgagtggagtgtccagaaaagtgctatttaagtgtaagtaattattattattattattattattattattattattattattgtactcTCTTGTCTCTGAGACATTGATCTGCCTCATTTTCTTCTGTCCCACACCAGGAACATAGGGGATGTCATCGTGATTCTTCTGTCTTTCAACCCGGGAAGGAGATTGCCATCCATGGGTTCAGACAGAATCGTTTCCTTAGCTTCTCATTTTGGTTGTGCTCCCTTCATTTCGTAGTCCTTGACACAGAGAAGAACCCCCCTTGGAATTCCTTTCTGAGGTGGCCATGAAGTTATTGACAGTTTAAGGATTCATTTGTCCAACAGTTTGTCTCAGTTCAGGGTGCAGTTGTCGTAGGTATGTGTCGAGGACTATTTACTCCACTATAGAGTTGGGTGTTAAGGATTCTGGCTCCAACCACTTTTTTGATACGTAGACTAAAGTAGATAATAAATTTGGGAGGGAGCGGAGATGTGGGGATCatttgtgtatacagtagcaTGAATCTGTGGATAATTCAAGCACATACTTAAGAAACATATCTCTGCCTATTTTAGTGGTTTGGTTTAGTCAGTATAGGGTcaggttttttaaattaaaacctgttttcaaagccattttttaatcatttttgtgtGAGTATGCACAAATGCTAACAGAGAAGAGGAGCAGATTTCATATCTAGTTACAGGTATAAATTGATTTAATATTGCGAAACAGCTACATTTACACTTTAAGGTCAAAATGTAGAATCCTAACTATTTTATTTGTTCTATTCCCCACTTTAGGAAGTTCCAGTTCTAAATCTCTAAGTCACCAAAAGTAACCACAACAACATATTATAACAAAACTGAGGATAAAAAGAGAGGAAATCCAAACTGTGTGAAAAATGGACAATTCTGCTTTTTTGCGACCTCCACAAAGCTTAGGAGGGAGGACACAAATGGCTCATACTAATTACATGGCAAACTCATGTGTGCCAGCAAGCTGTAGGACATTCCAGCTGAGGTTGCCATAGGTATCTGTGGACCCTTTCAACTCAGATGGCATTTGGAGTACTCTGCAAGAATATCCATAGAccgattccagagcagcagtattacatttttctaTCATGGTTACCAATACCGAGTATTGGTAATTTTAAATGAGCCCTTCCTAATGTATTGTGCAATATTAACACAGCATCCATATATTTCAATTCTACACTTATACTGCGAGTATATATCCTAACCTTTGCCTGACCTTAGTACAACAGGTTCAAATTTGACTATGATTAGGCAGTTTCTCTGGTTGATGCCACTCAGGAACTAAGTAATCCCATCATTGCATGGTACCTGTACGCTCCATACTTTCTTGATTCAGCACCACTGTGTACTCATAATCGCCACCCAGGGTAGCCTCAGTAATGTAATGTGTTCCATAGTCCTTGAAGATCTCTTTGTACTCTCCATAGCTGTACTCCATAGGGAGGCTCTGCAACCTTTGGAAGAACTCATAGTGCAGCATCAGATCCTGTGTCTTCAGCTTGTACTGTGCCACTTCAAGCCTGGAATGTGCTCGCACAaaactgcttttctgaaaaaaagaacagcatgTTAACCTTTGTTTGAAGCACGGGTTTACTTTCCCACCCTTCTCTCTAGCTGTTGTAAGTGGCTACATTATGTTTGTTTCAGTTGAGAGCCTACAGTGAAGGGCTTGTAGATCTTCAGATGTAATGAAGGGTGCTAGTATATCTAAACAGGTTTGTATAAGCACCAAGCACAGGCATAACTTGTTTGCAATTCATAaacatgttttgtatttt is drawn from Lepisosteus oculatus isolate fLepOcu1 chromosome 9, fLepOcu1.hap2, whole genome shotgun sequence and contains these coding sequences:
- the c8b gene encoding complement component C8 beta chain isoform X1 produces the protein MTPLSVIHIFSKNPSFLLFVLLHVTRCCSEVQLSLHNSSLNVLSKVRWSRSVGGLPEPVECVFSEWSEWTRCDPCQKKRYRYTKLQQPSQFGGEPCHFRGREEEACAPPSRYSCRDSVQCDGFVCTTTGRCIPQRLVCNGDDDCGDRSDEKSCKKVYKPCKTKVEEYWGIENLGKGINILNSNLEGVVIDNRYYGGSCLPQYIYNTRFRKPFNLQHYTLETKGNYEFSLDAYESYSSYEKDTFKAHSSQKSVSFGISLPGIFEFGFNYQDAKFKKNVQKTRRLSGTKSSFVRAHSRLEVAQYKLKTQDLMLHYEFFQRLQSLPMEYSYGEYKEIFKDYGTHYITEATLGGDYEYTVVLNQESMERTDFTLSDANKCVQAGLKVGANIDGLYVSLGAGGGRCRGLLKELGDSKTEKRFVEDFIVEVKGGASEYITRLAYNQLPTPALMQEWGEAVQYNPDFIESKTEPLFELVTSKDFANANIIKRNLKRALEEYLAESSNCRCAPCLNNGVAVLKDTRCECVCPMGFRGRACEITQRTGMNQRGWDGMKGGVLEKMYSREQQQASTVFIKEKSVVQSELLVNVCLTTPLHMFISDYFYTKFNVFAYSYIPCVKLIASGPHSAHHPF